TTTTAAGGAGAAATGAGATGGATTTGTCATTGATTTCAGACCCAATGAGGATGATTCTTTTGGGCGGCGCGGGAAGTTTCACCGGCGGTCTCGCCACCTTTGTGGTTCAAAAATTTCTGGAAAGCGCCGGATACCGCATCAAAAAGAAATTTAAAAAAGAGCCGGTCAACCAGGCCCTGCATGTGGCCGTGGCCGGCGCCATCAACCAGACCGCCCGGGATTTTGGAAATGATCCGGCCCATATTGAGCGATATGTGGAAATATTGAGCAATGTTCTTCAGGATGACGTCGTGGCCGGGGAGCTGTCTTCCATTTTGGGGGACCACAAGCTGGAGGGCGCCGTCTGGGATGAGCTTGAAAACCATTTTGAAGACAGCGACTATGACCTGGAGTGGCTGGGGGAGGGGACAGGACCCAAGGACCTTTTGAAACGTTTTGTCTCTGAATTCGCCCGGATCGCCGACATGCAGACCGAACTCCAGGGGCTTATCCAGATCGGGTGGCTCAGACGGATGGCCGGGGAACAGAAAAACCAGACGGGCATCTTAAAAGATCAGACCGGCGCTTTGAATAAAATCGTGAGACACACCGACCCGAATTTCAAGATTTCAGAGGCGTTTGAACGCTGGCTTTCAAGAATGCGCAATCGCTGGAATCGTCTCCCCCTGGCCGAGCTTGGCGGAGGCGGCGGCTATGACGATGACCTCACCATGGAAAAGGTTTATATTGGTCTGGACACCCGAACCCCCCTGGCTGACGAGGAAAAATCCGGCGGGAAGGAGCGTTTTCTTCCCGCCATCGAAGCCGCCGCCCAATGCCGCCGCCTGGTTCTGTTGGGGGACCCGGGAAGCGGGAAAAGCTCCTTTGTTCGCAGCCTGGCCTTTCATGTGGCCGGGAGACTGCTGGGGAAAAAAGATTTTTTCACCGGATTTGAAACCAGGCCCCTTCCGGTGTATATCGAGCTTCGGGAACTGGCCCCGGCGTTTGAAAAGATCGTTGAAACCGGCGTTTCAGGCAGCCGCCGGGACAGGGCGCTTGGGCGCGCGCTCATGGAAAAAATTCACCGCGATCTGGAGGAATGCAGGGCCGGCGAGTGCGGGGCGCGGTTTGACGATTTTTTTCTCCAGGGCAATGCGCTCCTTTTGCTTGACGGGCTTGATGAAATCCCGGAAGCCTCCAGACCCCTGGCGGCCGGGGCGGTGTCCGGCTTTCTTCAGGAGTATGGAAAAATCCGGCATATCATTGTCACATGCCGGGTCCGGTCCTATTCCAAAGACACCGGTCTGGATCATTTTAAGACGCATACCCTCGCGCCTTTTGACGAAGAAAAAATAGAACGGTTTGTGAAAGCCTGGTATGGAAAACAGCCCATTTCGAAAGGCGAGGCGTCCCAAAAATCACGCGACCTTTTTAACGCCATCATGTCAAAAGATCGCGGGGAGAGCCTTCAGGAACTGGCCTCCAATCCCATGCTTTTGACGGTCATGGCCATTGTGCACCAGCAGAATTTTGAGCTTCCCGACAAAAGGGTGGTTTTGTATAAAAGAGCGGTCAATGTGCTGCTCAAAAGATGGCAAAAGGAAAAGGGCTTAAACGTTTCCGGCGCCCTTAAGTCCATATTGGCTGATGGGATCAAATTGTCATCGATTATGAAGAATTTGGCTTATAAGGCGCATTCCCGAAATCCCAAAAAAGAGACGGATCTTCCCTTCATGGGTTTGGTGGATTTTTTGGGGACAAAAGAATTTTTAGGAAGCATGGATCTGGCGAAAGAATTCCTGGAATATGTGGACCAGCGCGCGGGGCTTCTTGTGGG
The DNA window shown above is from Candidatus Desulfarcum epimagneticum and carries:
- a CDS encoding hypothetical protein (Evidence 5 : Unknown function) encodes the protein MDLSLISDPMRMILLGGAGSFTGGLATFVVQKFLESAGYRIKKKFKKEPVNQALHVAVAGAINQTARDFGNDPAHIERYVEILSNVLQDDVVAGELSSILGDHKLEGAVWDELENHFEDSDYDLEWLGEGTGPKDLLKRFVSEFARIADMQTELQGLIQIGWLRRMAGEQKNQTGILKDQTGALNKIVRHTDPNFKISEAFERWLSRMRNRWNRLPLAELGGGGGYDDDLTMEKVYIGLDTRTPLADEEKSGGKERFLPAIEAAAQCRRLVLLGDPGSGKSSFVRSLAFHVAGRLLGKKDFFTGFETRPLPVYIELRELAPAFEKIVETGVSGSRRDRALGRALMEKIHRDLEECRAGECGARFDDFFLQGNALLLLDGLDEIPEASRPLAAGAVSGFLQEYGKIRHIIVTCRVRSYSKDTGLDHFKTHTLAPFDEEKIERFVKAWYGKQPISKGEASQKSRDLFNAIMSKDRGESLQELASNPMLLTVMAIVHQQNFELPDKRVVLYKRAVNVLLKRWQKEKGLNVSGALKSILADGIKLSSIMKNLAYKAHSRNPKKETDLPFMGLVDFLGTKEFLGSMDLAKEFLEYVDQRAGLLVGQGGDGNDRQEFVYRFPHRTFQEYFAGCFLIDERVKAIARRYREFASKGADWYDAAMLGVEALLFNQDRKRDVFDLMHDLFPKKRPQDPGQWRRALWAGKMASLFDKDEMTQDMESEETDPGFEFHDLTDRLADVMLKSPLDVLERVEAGRILGKLDDSRPGVGLNQDGFPDIEWIRIEEGLFLMGSDKDKDKYARDSETPQFTCRLIQKPFSIAKYPVTVRQYSAFIQAGGYRNKKYWTQTGWEWRVREEINGPRRYSEALQTPNHPQIGVSWHEATAFCRWLSEKTGSAISLPSEARWERAARHTDGRIYPWGDDFSEEKCNGDDTGIGHPSAVGMFPDGDAQCGASDMAGNVWEWCATKWLENYERYEDRADGDPEGSDSDRVLRGGSWFGNARDCRSAFRGRLDPGGRGDVVGFRFMRSLP